A window of Sphaerochaeta sp. genomic DNA:
CGAATCTCCTCGTGCATCTTCTGCCGGTCGGCGCCTTTGCGCCCCAACTCCATCAGAAGGCGTTCGCTGGATGCGAACAGCCCGTAGGTGTCAAGGTTCCGTTTCACTGCCCCTTGGTGGATCACCATGCCGGTGACCACTTTGGTCGCCGTGAGGAGAATCTCGTCGGTGGTCAAAAACAGCGAGGGGAGGATCAAGCGGCGGTTTGCCGAGTCATCCAGCGTCCGTTCCAACAGCATGTACGACGTGTTCTGCCACAGCGGAGCGGTCAGGGAGGATGCGTACCGCGCCAGGCTGTCGATCTTCTCGCTGTTGATGGGATTGCGTTTGAACGGCATGGCGGACGAGCCGACCTGCTTGGAGCCGAACGGCTCGCTCCATTCCCCGATGGGGGGGCTCATCAGAATCCGGAAGTCAATGGCGAACTGGGCCAGCGTCGCGTCCAGGTTGGAGATCGCCTGGGCGATCCTCAGATCCTGCTTTCGGCTGTACACCTGGGTGGCGGCGGTGAAACTGGAGAGTCCCAACGTGTCCATCACCTTCCGTTCCAGATCAAACGTGGTCATCCCGGTGCCCTTGAGCAGTTCCCCATAGCTCGCCGATGTGCCGACGGCTCCTTTCATCCCTTTGCCACGGATTGTCTTACGGACCTGTTTCAGTTCCCTGAGATCCTCGGTCAGATCCTGTGCCGTCTGGGCGAACCGGTAGCCGATGGTGGTCGGTTCGGCCGGTTGGATGTGGGTGAACGCCATGCAGGGGGTATCGCGGTAGATTCGCATCTTCTCGACGAAAGCGGACAGCAGCTTCTTCACTTTGGCGATGATCTCGTCCATTGCCTCG
This region includes:
- the purB gene encoding adenylosuccinate lyase; amino-acid sequence: MRSLFSEQHKRILLRKVWVALAEAEHDAGLVTDEQVAELKAHQQDIDIDRSSQIEAEIHHDLMAEIRTYAEQCPTAGAIIHLGATSMDIEDNAEALRLSEAMDEIIAKVKKLLSAFVEKMRIYRDTPCMAFTHIQPAEPTTIGYRFAQTAQDLTEDLRELKQVRKTIRGKGMKGAVGTSASYGELLKGTGMTTFDLERKVMDTLGLSSFTAATQVYSRKQDLRIAQAISNLDATLAQFAIDFRILMSPPIGEWSEPFGSKQVGSSAMPFKRNPINSEKIDSLARYASSLTAPLWQNTSYMLLERTLDDSANRRLILPSLFLTTDEILLTATKVVTGMVIHQGAVKRNLDTYGLFASSERLLMELGRKGADRQKMHEEIREASLKAWDAVQNGKPNPLKDELSSNATMLRYLSKEEIASFLDASDYIGDAPARTDMVIAEAQKEMQA